In one Vibrio sp. VB16 genomic region, the following are encoded:
- the argC gene encoding N-acetyl-gamma-glutamyl-phosphate reductase: protein MLKTTIIGASGYTGAELALMVTKHPELTLTGLYVSANSLDANKKISAIHGKLSGVVEMLVQPLTDVQAVAEACDVVFLATAHEVSHDLAPEFLAQGCQVFDLSGAYRVQADGFYSQYYGFDHQHSDLLKGAVYGLAEWNEKEIKNTNLIAVAGCYPTASQLAIKPLVEMNMLDLNQWPVINATSGVTGAGRKASMTNSFCEVSLQPYGLFSHRHKPEIASHLGCDVIFIPHLGNFKRGILATITMKLAVGVTAEDVSNAFEKAYQNKPAVRLKQQGIPKIQDVEFTPFCDIGWKVEGEHVIVVSAIDNLLKGASSHAMQCLNIRNGFEPLTSLL, encoded by the coding sequence ATGTTAAAAACCACAATTATTGGTGCAAGCGGTTATACCGGAGCGGAACTCGCTCTCATGGTCACAAAACATCCAGAGCTAACGCTAACAGGATTGTATGTTTCCGCCAATAGTCTAGACGCGAATAAAAAGATTAGCGCAATACACGGTAAACTTTCTGGTGTTGTTGAAATGCTCGTTCAACCTCTGACCGACGTTCAAGCTGTCGCCGAGGCTTGCGATGTTGTTTTTCTCGCGACGGCTCACGAAGTTAGTCATGACTTGGCTCCAGAGTTTTTGGCTCAGGGTTGTCAGGTTTTTGATTTGTCTGGGGCGTATCGCGTTCAAGCCGATGGCTTTTATTCCCAATATTATGGTTTTGACCATCAGCATTCTGATCTACTTAAAGGCGCGGTATATGGCCTTGCTGAGTGGAATGAGAAAGAGATCAAAAATACAAACCTTATTGCTGTTGCGGGTTGTTACCCCACCGCTTCACAACTCGCGATAAAACCACTGGTTGAAATGAACATGTTAGACCTCAATCAATGGCCAGTTATTAACGCGACAAGTGGCGTAACGGGGGCTGGTCGCAAAGCGAGCATGACCAATAGCTTTTGTGAAGTGAGCCTACAGCCTTACGGGTTGTTCAGTCATCGACACAAACCTGAAATTGCGTCTCATCTCGGCTGCGATGTGATTTTTATTCCGCATTTAGGTAATTTTAAAAGAGGCATATTGGCCACGATTACAATGAAACTTGCTGTTGGTGTAACGGCTGAAGATGTGAGTAACGCTTTCGAGAAAGCTTATCAAAATAAACCTGCAGTTCGTTTAAAGCAGCAAGGCATTCCAAAGATACAAGATGTAGAGTTTACCCCTTTTTGCGATATCGGTTGGAAGGTGGAAGGTGAACACGTCATCGTTGTCTCGGCAATAGATAATCTTTTGAAGGGGGCATCTAGCCACGCGATGCAGTGCTTAAATATTCGTAACGGCTTTGAGCCGCTTACTTCGCTTCTGTGA
- the argE gene encoding acetylornithine deacetylase has translation MQLPKFIDVYKGLISTSSISSTDPSWDEGNSQVIELLADWLKQMHFEVDVVEVEKGKCNLIAKRGQGEGGLLLAGHTDTVPFDQGQWSFDPHTLTEANNRFYGLGTADMKGFFAFIIEAVKKVDWKTQTKPLYILATCDEETTMLGARHFTDDAPIKPDYCIIGEPTSLVPIRGHKGHVANAIRVTGKSGHSSDPALGVNAIEIMHEVMYALMQLKNQLVKEYHHPGFAIPSPTLNLGHIHGGDSANRICGCCELHYDVRPLPGISLDGLDNMLRGALKEVEAKWPNRIEIRPLHEPIPGYECSNEHSSHQHSSHEHASQVLAPQKNSFIAGMEAICGMESETVNYCTEAPFLQQLCPTLVLGPGSIDQAHQPDEFLAFEFIDPTINILSKAIRQYCF, from the coding sequence ATGCAATTACCTAAATTTATCGATGTATACAAGGGACTCATTTCGACCTCTTCTATCAGTTCAACAGACCCAAGTTGGGATGAAGGGAATAGCCAAGTCATCGAATTATTGGCTGATTGGTTAAAACAGATGCACTTTGAAGTGGATGTGGTTGAGGTTGAAAAAGGCAAATGCAACTTAATTGCTAAACGAGGTCAAGGCGAAGGCGGACTGTTATTAGCAGGACATACTGATACGGTCCCTTTTGATCAAGGACAGTGGAGTTTTGATCCACATACGCTGACCGAAGCAAACAACCGTTTTTATGGGCTGGGTACTGCAGACATGAAAGGGTTCTTCGCTTTCATTATTGAAGCGGTAAAAAAAGTAGATTGGAAAACGCAAACAAAGCCTCTGTATATACTCGCGACATGTGATGAAGAAACGACCATGCTCGGCGCGCGTCACTTTACCGATGATGCACCGATAAAACCGGATTATTGTATTATCGGTGAGCCAACCAGCTTGGTACCCATTCGCGGCCACAAAGGACACGTAGCCAATGCGATTAGAGTCACCGGCAAATCTGGCCATTCATCAGACCCTGCATTGGGCGTTAACGCCATTGAAATAATGCATGAGGTTATGTACGCCCTAATGCAGCTAAAAAACCAACTGGTGAAAGAATACCACCATCCGGGATTTGCCATTCCTTCGCCAACGTTAAATTTAGGGCATATCCATGGCGGAGATAGTGCAAACCGAATTTGTGGCTGTTGCGAACTCCATTACGATGTGCGACCTCTACCTGGAATAAGCCTTGATGGCCTAGACAACATGTTGCGCGGCGCGTTAAAAGAAGTGGAAGCTAAATGGCCAAACCGCATTGAGATCCGCCCTTTACACGAACCTATACCAGGGTATGAATGCTCCAACGAGCACTCTTCTCACCAACATTCATCACATGAACACGCGTCACAAGTACTCGCTCCTCAAAAAAATAGTTTCATTGCAGGGATGGAAGCCATATGTGGGATGGAATCAGAGACCGTAAACTATTGCACTGAAGCGCCATTTTTACAGCAGTTGTGCCCAACATTGGTTTTAGGTCCTGGTTCGATAGATCAAGCCCATCAGCCCGATGAATTCTTAGCGTTCGAATTTATCGACCCAACTATTAATATTCTTTCTAAGGCAATTCGTCAGTATTGCTTCTAA
- the ppc gene encoding phosphoenolpyruvate carboxylase, with the protein MNEKYAALKSNVRTLGHLLGNTIKNAHGEEILEKVELIRQLSKSAERENDQEAREELIQVISNLPDNQLNPVARAFNQFLNLTNIAEQYHTISRHCDANICEPDVIHTLFSKLTQNSVSKLDTAQSIKDLNIELVLTAHPTEIARRTMINKLVKINKCLSQLELSDLSPRERVKQERRLEQLIAQSWHSDDMRKERPTPLDEAKWGFAVVENSLWQAVPEFLREFNDRVTDYLGEGLPIDARPVHFSSWMGGDRDGNPFVTHEITHEVLYLSRWKAADLYLADIIELVSELSMIECTNELRQLAGDAHEPYRAVLKQIRTLLTGTLEVLDAKVNRTEVPNKAILENVSQLWDPLYACYQSLHQCGMGVIADGALLDTLRRVKAFGVHLVRLDIRQESTRHSDVLSELTRYLGIGDYDHWNEQDRISFLVNELSSKRPLLPRNWQPSEQVQEVLDTCRIIASQSREAFGSYVISMARTASDVLAVHLLLQESGCQFRMDVCPLFETLDDLNNSEAVIKQLLEIDWYRGFIQNHQMVMIGYSDSAKDAGVMSAGWAQYSAMDALVRVCDEANIELTLFHGRGGTIGRGGAPAHAALLSQPPKSLKGGLRVTEQGEMIRFKLGLPDIAVNSFNRYASAILEANLLPPPSPKQEWRDLMEVLSQVSCEAYRSIVQGEPDFVPYFRAATPERELGKLPLGSRPSKRNPNGGVESLRAIPWIFSWSQNRLVLPAWLGAGESIQYSIDKGHQNLLEEMCREWPFFSTRLGMLEMVYTKTNIEISRYYDQRLADKSLWRIGDQLRDQLQKDIKAVLNVENNENLMQSDPWGLESIRLRNVYVLPMNILQAELLYRTRQSDQPSVELEEALMVTIAGIAAGMRNTG; encoded by the coding sequence ATGAACGAGAAATATGCTGCTTTAAAGAGTAACGTGAGAACACTAGGTCACTTGCTTGGCAACACAATTAAGAATGCGCATGGCGAAGAGATTTTAGAAAAAGTCGAACTGATACGCCAACTTTCAAAATCTGCCGAAAGAGAAAACGATCAAGAAGCTCGCGAAGAACTCATTCAGGTAATATCTAACCTACCGGATAACCAGTTAAATCCGGTTGCAAGGGCATTTAACCAATTTCTAAACCTAACGAATATAGCAGAGCAATACCATACGATTTCTCGCCATTGCGATGCGAATATCTGCGAACCAGACGTCATTCACACACTATTTTCAAAGCTAACACAAAACAGTGTGAGCAAATTAGACACTGCTCAGTCTATTAAAGATCTCAATATTGAACTGGTCCTTACTGCACACCCGACAGAGATAGCTCGTCGCACCATGATAAATAAATTGGTGAAGATCAATAAGTGCCTTTCACAGCTCGAACTTAGTGACCTCTCTCCAAGAGAACGTGTTAAGCAAGAACGTCGATTAGAGCAGCTGATCGCTCAATCTTGGCATTCTGATGATATGCGTAAAGAACGCCCAACACCGCTTGACGAAGCTAAGTGGGGCTTCGCCGTTGTTGAAAACTCCTTATGGCAGGCGGTACCCGAGTTTCTGCGTGAATTTAATGACAGAGTGACTGACTACCTTGGCGAAGGGCTCCCTATTGATGCTCGTCCGGTTCATTTTTCTTCTTGGATGGGTGGCGATAGAGATGGAAATCCATTCGTTACCCATGAGATTACTCATGAGGTTCTATATCTATCACGCTGGAAGGCGGCCGACCTCTATCTAGCGGACATCATTGAGCTCGTCAGTGAGCTTTCAATGATCGAATGCACAAATGAATTAAGGCAATTAGCTGGCGACGCACATGAACCTTACCGTGCTGTACTTAAACAGATAAGAACACTGCTCACAGGCACGCTCGAAGTACTGGATGCGAAAGTAAATAGAACGGAAGTTCCTAACAAAGCCATATTAGAGAATGTAAGCCAATTATGGGATCCTCTCTACGCCTGCTACCAATCATTACATCAATGTGGAATGGGCGTCATAGCTGACGGTGCATTGTTAGATACCCTTCGTCGAGTTAAAGCGTTTGGCGTCCATCTTGTACGCTTAGATATTCGCCAAGAGAGTACTCGTCATTCAGACGTACTATCTGAACTTACCCGTTATTTAGGTATAGGCGATTATGACCATTGGAATGAACAAGATAGAATTTCTTTTTTAGTCAATGAATTAAGTTCAAAACGTCCACTTTTACCTCGTAACTGGCAGCCCTCTGAGCAGGTACAAGAGGTTTTAGACACCTGTAGGATAATTGCGAGTCAGTCTCGCGAAGCTTTCGGTTCTTATGTTATTTCAATGGCACGGACCGCATCGGATGTGTTAGCCGTTCATTTACTGCTTCAAGAGTCTGGCTGTCAGTTCCGTATGGACGTATGCCCACTATTTGAAACACTCGATGACTTGAATAATTCAGAAGCCGTCATCAAACAGTTGCTCGAAATTGATTGGTATAGAGGCTTTATCCAAAACCACCAAATGGTCATGATTGGCTATTCTGACTCTGCTAAAGATGCGGGAGTTATGTCTGCGGGTTGGGCCCAATATAGTGCCATGGATGCTTTAGTACGTGTTTGTGATGAAGCCAACATCGAACTCACACTCTTCCATGGCCGCGGCGGCACCATTGGCCGAGGTGGCGCACCAGCGCATGCTGCGCTACTTTCTCAACCGCCGAAAAGTTTAAAGGGGGGGTTGCGTGTAACGGAACAAGGGGAAATGATCCGCTTTAAGCTTGGGTTACCGGATATCGCAGTAAACAGCTTTAACCGCTACGCCAGTGCGATTCTTGAGGCCAATCTTTTACCGCCTCCAAGCCCGAAGCAAGAGTGGCGCGACCTAATGGAAGTCTTGTCACAAGTATCCTGTGAAGCATACCGCTCCATCGTTCAGGGGGAGCCAGATTTCGTTCCTTACTTTAGAGCGGCGACCCCAGAACGAGAGTTGGGCAAGCTTCCTCTCGGATCGAGACCATCAAAAAGAAACCCTAACGGTGGAGTGGAAAGTCTAAGGGCTATTCCATGGATATTCTCATGGAGTCAAAATAGATTGGTTTTACCCGCTTGGTTGGGGGCTGGTGAATCGATACAGTACTCAATCGACAAAGGGCACCAGAACCTATTAGAGGAGATGTGTCGTGAATGGCCTTTCTTCTCTACCCGCCTTGGTATGTTAGAGATGGTGTACACCAAGACCAATATTGAAATTTCCCGATATTACGATCAAAGACTAGCAGACAAGTCACTTTGGCGAATAGGCGATCAATTGCGGGACCAGCTGCAAAAAGATATTAAGGCCGTTCTCAATGTTGAGAACAACGAAAACTTGATGCAAAGCGACCCGTGGGGATTGGAGTCTATCCGATTGCGTAACGTCTATGTTTTACCTATGAATATTCTTCAGGCTGAGCTTCTATACCGAACTCGCCAATCAGATCAACCCTCTGTAGAACTAGAAGAAGCATTGATGGTGACAATAGCAGGTATTGCTGCTGGCATGCGCAACACAGGGTAG
- a CDS encoding PadR family transcriptional regulator: MSLPHVILTVLSTRDATGYDITKEFSYSIGYFWKASHQQVYRELNKMAQNELVTCVLHPQDGKPDRKIYSIAETGRRALGEWFEQPTAQATIRDEFSAKLMACAIQPTAPFREQVSILIGESKQLVSHYKEIEATYYGDPTKLDKHAKLERLTLRRNLLIREAWIDWAEEVVAELKSMD, encoded by the coding sequence ATGTCATTACCACACGTAATCCTTACCGTTTTAAGCACTCGCGATGCTACCGGATATGATATAACCAAAGAATTTTCATATAGCATTGGCTATTTTTGGAAAGCGAGTCATCAACAAGTTTATCGAGAGCTCAATAAAATGGCTCAAAATGAACTCGTCACCTGTGTTTTGCATCCTCAGGATGGGAAGCCAGATAGAAAAATTTACTCCATTGCCGAAACTGGGCGCCGTGCACTCGGTGAATGGTTTGAACAACCAACAGCACAGGCAACAATAAGAGATGAGTTCAGCGCTAAGTTAATGGCTTGCGCAATCCAACCTACTGCTCCTTTCAGAGAACAAGTATCTATACTTATTGGTGAGTCTAAACAGCTAGTCAGTCATTACAAAGAGATTGAAGCGACTTATTATGGTGACCCAACCAAGCTAGACAAGCACGCTAAATTAGAACGCCTTACTTTAAGACGTAACCTCTTAATACGTGAAGCTTGGATTGATTGGGCGGAAGAAGTGGTTGCTGAATTAAAATCCATGGACTAA
- the metF gene encoding methylenetetrahydrofolate reductase, translated as MSYSHASHLDALNQNIAELGDINVSFEFFPPSSEKMEETLWNSVHRLKTLQPKFVSVTYGANSGERDRTHSIIKEIKDQTGLVAAPHLTCIDASRDELIDIADDYWANGIRNIVALRGDIPAGGGVPNMYASDLVTLLKSRHDFDISVAAFPEVHPEAKSAQSDLLNLKRKVDAGANRAITQFFFDVESYLRFRDRCVSAGIDAEIIPGILPVSNFTQASRFAAMNNVKVPGWMAQQFSGLEDDPTTRQLVGASQAIDMVRILSREGVKDFHFYTLNRAEMTFALCHTLGVRPTR; from the coding sequence ATGAGTTATTCACACGCTAGTCATCTAGATGCCTTAAATCAGAATATCGCGGAGCTTGGTGATATTAATGTCTCTTTTGAATTTTTTCCGCCAAGTAGCGAAAAAATGGAAGAAACGTTGTGGAACTCTGTGCACCGTTTAAAAACACTTCAACCTAAATTTGTGTCGGTTACCTACGGGGCAAACTCTGGTGAACGTGACCGTACCCATTCTATTATCAAAGAAATTAAAGATCAGACAGGCTTGGTGGCTGCGCCACATTTAACCTGCATCGACGCAAGTCGTGATGAGCTTATAGATATTGCGGATGACTATTGGGCAAATGGTATACGCAATATCGTCGCGTTGCGTGGTGATATTCCGGCTGGTGGTGGTGTACCAAATATGTATGCATCGGACTTGGTTACTCTGCTCAAGTCACGACATGATTTTGATATCTCAGTGGCGGCGTTTCCAGAGGTTCACCCAGAAGCAAAAAGTGCCCAGTCCGACTTACTTAATTTAAAAAGAAAGGTGGATGCAGGTGCTAATCGTGCAATAACCCAATTTTTCTTTGATGTTGAAAGCTACCTAAGGTTCAGAGATCGTTGTGTGAGTGCGGGGATTGACGCTGAGATAATACCGGGAATACTGCCCGTTTCTAACTTTACGCAAGCCTCTCGTTTTGCCGCAATGAATAACGTGAAAGTACCGGGATGGATGGCACAGCAATTTAGCGGCTTAGAAGACGATCCAACAACTCGCCAACTGGTTGGTGCGAGTCAAGCTATTGATATGGTGAGAATTTTAAGCAGAGAAGGCGTGAAGGATTTTCATTTCTATACTCTAAATCGTGCTGAGATGACGTTTGCGTTGTGCCATACATTAGGTGTAAGACCAACAAGATAA
- a CDS encoding bifunctional aspartate kinase/homoserine dehydrogenase II — protein sequence MTATRQLHKFGGSSLANPECYKRVRNILAEYSQSEDLIVVSAAGDTTNQLIHWLSALNKDGRTAHEILTELRRFQSDLIQQLIDEPNKMLDHLHTDFTALADLQSPLTIEQEAQVLGLGEVWSSRLLSQLLCQAKMAAVAIDSRDFLRADIGTQPEVDRSSSWPLLKEVLAQHSQHRLVITGFMAKNRQGDTVLLGRNGSDYSATVIGALAEVHRVTIWSDVCGVYSADPRKVNDACLLPLLRLDEASELARLAAPVLHSRTLQPVAQSAMELELRCSYQPEAGSTRIERVLASGRGAKIVTSLDEVLLIELIFSHAHEFERAKEEVLQRLQRAQLQPLAYEVQADQGELLLAYTAEVASGALSYLHDSATEADIRLKEGYSMVAAVGAGVTKNPIHSHGFYQQLKNAPVEFMCEAESGLSLAAVLRTSNTSVLVQGIHTQLFQAQKRVGLVLCGKGNIGSSWLELFAKQKGEIEKRRGMSFELIGVVGSQTYWMNMAGIEASSVLSRYEDEAVESDGNEWLEQLSHQQEYDEVIVLDVTASEVVSMKYPTIAEKGLHLISANKVAGSASSEFYHKVQDAFAKTGRHWLYNATVGAGLPINHTVRDLRESGDEITAFSGIFSGTLSWLFQQFDGSIPFSELVELAWQQGLTEPDPRCDLDGSDVMRKLIILARESGLTIEPESVKVASLVPDELKDLSIDQFFDQGQLLSEQLAERLEKAQREDRVLRYVARLQKGGKATVGIEALNKEHALANLLPCDNIFAIESAWYKDNPLVIRGPGAGREVTAGAIQSDINRLSNLF from the coding sequence ATGACCGCTACACGTCAACTTCATAAATTTGGTGGAAGCAGCTTAGCCAATCCAGAGTGTTATAAACGAGTAAGAAATATTCTTGCCGAGTACTCTCAAAGTGAAGATTTAATTGTTGTTTCTGCGGCTGGAGACACGACCAATCAACTCATCCATTGGTTGAGTGCTTTAAATAAAGATGGACGAACGGCACATGAAATACTAACGGAATTGCGTCGATTTCAGTCAGATTTGATACAACAGTTAATTGATGAACCCAATAAAATGTTGGACCATCTTCATACCGATTTTACTGCCCTAGCTGATTTACAAAGCCCATTAACAATAGAGCAAGAAGCTCAGGTTCTTGGGCTTGGGGAAGTTTGGTCTTCAAGGTTGCTTTCACAACTCTTGTGTCAAGCAAAAATGGCGGCAGTCGCTATCGATTCACGTGACTTTTTGAGAGCGGACATTGGCACGCAACCAGAGGTTGATCGTTCGAGCTCATGGCCATTATTGAAAGAAGTATTGGCACAGCATTCTCAACACCGATTAGTCATTACCGGTTTTATGGCCAAGAATCGTCAAGGGGATACGGTTTTGCTTGGCCGAAATGGTTCTGATTACTCTGCGACGGTTATTGGTGCATTAGCGGAAGTTCATCGAGTGACCATTTGGAGCGATGTCTGTGGTGTCTATAGTGCCGATCCTCGAAAGGTTAATGATGCTTGTTTATTGCCTCTTCTACGCTTAGATGAGGCCAGTGAGCTAGCTAGGTTGGCAGCACCTGTGTTACATAGTAGAACACTGCAACCCGTGGCTCAAAGTGCGATGGAATTAGAGCTTCGGTGCAGCTATCAACCAGAAGCCGGCTCAACCAGAATCGAAAGAGTGTTGGCTTCAGGTAGAGGGGCGAAGATAGTAACCTCTCTTGATGAAGTTTTGCTTATTGAGCTGATATTTAGCCACGCACATGAATTTGAAAGAGCCAAAGAAGAAGTGCTACAAAGACTCCAACGAGCTCAATTACAACCGTTGGCTTATGAAGTTCAAGCGGATCAAGGCGAGCTGCTTCTTGCCTACACAGCAGAAGTCGCATCCGGTGCCCTTAGTTATCTACATGACTCGGCAACGGAGGCAGATATTCGGCTTAAAGAAGGTTATTCAATGGTCGCCGCTGTTGGTGCTGGTGTAACGAAAAACCCAATTCATAGTCATGGCTTTTATCAGCAGCTAAAAAATGCACCAGTCGAATTTATGTGTGAAGCGGAATCAGGTTTGAGTTTAGCGGCCGTTTTACGTACATCTAATACCTCTGTTTTAGTACAGGGAATCCACACTCAACTCTTTCAGGCACAAAAGCGAGTTGGTTTGGTTTTATGTGGTAAAGGCAATATCGGTTCTAGTTGGCTAGAACTATTCGCTAAGCAGAAAGGCGAAATAGAAAAACGTCGAGGTATGAGTTTTGAATTAATAGGTGTAGTGGGTAGCCAGACATATTGGATGAATATGGCTGGTATTGAGGCCTCGAGTGTACTTAGTCGTTATGAAGATGAAGCAGTAGAAAGTGATGGTAATGAATGGCTAGAGCAACTCAGTCACCAACAAGAGTATGATGAGGTAATCGTACTCGACGTGACGGCGAGTGAGGTGGTATCAATGAAATACCCCACTATTGCTGAAAAAGGCTTACACCTAATTTCTGCCAATAAAGTTGCGGGTTCTGCTTCAAGTGAGTTTTACCATAAAGTACAGGATGCATTTGCAAAAACAGGGCGTCATTGGCTATATAATGCAACCGTGGGTGCAGGGTTACCGATCAATCATACGGTTCGTGATTTGCGCGAAAGTGGCGATGAAATCACAGCATTCTCTGGAATATTTTCAGGTACTTTATCGTGGCTTTTCCAACAATTTGATGGGTCTATTCCATTTAGCGAGTTGGTTGAATTGGCTTGGCAACAAGGGTTAACGGAACCTGATCCTCGTTGCGATTTAGACGGTTCAGATGTAATGCGGAAACTCATTATTTTGGCGCGTGAATCAGGGTTGACGATTGAACCAGAGAGCGTAAAAGTGGCGTCTCTTGTTCCGGACGAGTTGAAAGATTTGTCCATCGATCAGTTTTTCGATCAAGGTCAGTTGCTAAGTGAACAGCTAGCTGAACGTCTAGAAAAAGCACAGCGTGAAGATAGAGTACTGCGTTATGTGGCTCGTTTACAGAAAGGGGGTAAAGCAACCGTAGGCATTGAGGCGCTAAATAAAGAGCATGCTTTGGCTAACTTGCTTCCCTGTGACAATATCTTTGCGATAGAAAGTGCTTGGTATAAGGACAATCCGTTGGTGATTAGAGGACCAGGAGCGGGCAGAGAAGTAACCGCCGGCGCGATCCAATCGGATATTAATCGATTATCAAACCTGTTTTAA
- a CDS encoding O-succinylhomoserine (thiol)-lyase: MKQKKPATIAVRTGIESDSQFHAVVPPIYLSTNYSFPSFGDVPKYDYTRSGNPNRGMLEQTLSDLESGKGAVVTNCGTSALNLWVSTFIGPNDLIIAPNDCYGGTYRLFNTRAQKGDFNVLFIDQSDLSALDEALAKKPKLVLLETPSNPLVRVVDIQETCEKAHTVGALVAVDNTFMTPIYQKPIDLGADFVIHSTTKYINGHSDVIGGVIVTKTEEHAEELAWWGNCIGATGTPFDSYMTLRGIRTLGARMRIHEESSREILAFLSKQDLVGTIYHPSLPDHPGHEIAKKQQSGFGSMLSFDFNGPMDKLEEFVGALSLFSLAESLGGVESLICHPASMTHRAMGEEALKEAGIAQTLLRLSVGLEDSEDLIEDLDNAFKKVQETA; the protein is encoded by the coding sequence ATGAAACAAAAGAAACCCGCCACTATCGCCGTTCGAACGGGCATTGAATCTGACTCTCAGTTTCATGCCGTTGTGCCTCCAATTTACTTGTCGACCAATTATAGCTTTCCAAGTTTTGGTGATGTGCCTAAATATGATTATACCCGTTCAGGAAATCCAAATCGGGGCATGTTAGAGCAAACCCTTTCCGATCTAGAGTCGGGAAAGGGTGCGGTAGTCACTAATTGCGGAACGTCAGCGCTAAACCTTTGGGTTTCTACTTTTATTGGGCCTAATGACCTTATTATTGCACCGAATGATTGTTATGGCGGTACCTATCGACTTTTTAATACTCGGGCTCAAAAAGGGGACTTTAACGTTTTATTTATTGATCAGTCCGATCTAAGCGCACTGGATGAAGCATTAGCCAAAAAACCTAAGTTGGTGCTACTAGAAACACCATCTAATCCATTGGTTAGAGTGGTTGATATTCAAGAAACGTGCGAGAAAGCGCACACTGTTGGTGCGCTGGTCGCGGTTGATAATACCTTCATGACACCTATATACCAAAAGCCTATAGATCTGGGTGCGGATTTTGTGATTCACTCTACAACCAAATATATTAATGGTCATTCGGACGTGATTGGTGGGGTTATCGTTACCAAGACAGAAGAGCATGCCGAAGAGCTTGCCTGGTGGGGGAATTGTATTGGGGCGACGGGAACGCCGTTTGATAGTTACATGACGTTACGCGGCATAAGAACCTTAGGCGCTCGAATGAGGATCCATGAAGAGAGTTCTCGTGAGATCTTAGCTTTTCTCTCAAAACAAGATCTTGTTGGCACTATATATCACCCAAGTCTGCCAGATCACCCGGGCCACGAAATTGCGAAAAAGCAGCAATCTGGTTTTGGTTCTATGTTGAGTTTTGATTTTAATGGCCCGATGGATAAGCTTGAAGAGTTTGTTGGCGCTTTATCTCTCTTTTCATTAGCTGAGTCACTTGGTGGCGTAGAAAGCTTAATCTGTCATCCTGCCTCAATGACACATCGAGCAATGGGTGAAGAGGCCTTAAAAGAGGCAGGGATAGCACAAACACTGTTAAGGCTATCGGTTGGGCTAGAAGATAGTGAAGACCTTATCGAAGATCTTGATAATGCATTTAAAAAAGTTCAGGAGACAGCTTAA
- the metJ gene encoding met regulon transcriptional regulator MetJ: MADWNGEYISPYAEHGKKSEQVKKITVSIPLKVLKILTDERTRRQINNLRHATNSELLCEAFLHAYTGQPLPTDEDLRKDRPDDIPTEVKKLMTEMGIEFEAFDEE; this comes from the coding sequence ATGGCTGATTGGAATGGCGAATACATAAGTCCATACGCAGAACATGGAAAAAAGAGTGAGCAAGTTAAGAAGATCACCGTTTCCATCCCTCTGAAAGTTTTGAAAATTTTGACTGATGAACGAACTCGTCGTCAGATTAATAACCTACGACACGCAACGAATAGCGAACTGCTTTGCGAAGCATTCTTGCACGCTTATACAGGTCAACCATTACCAACAGATGAAGATTTGAGAAAAGATCGTCCTGATGATATTCCAACTGAAGTTAAAAAATTAATGACAGAAATGGGAATTGAATTTGAAGCGTTTGACGAAGAATAA